The Hymenobacter sp. DG01 genome has a segment encoding these proteins:
- a CDS encoding HD domain-containing protein: MDCSRAEAYVLTQLRQQLPATLTYHGLHHTLDVVEQALSLAAAEGVTNPLELALLRTAAFYHDAGFLTTYQGHEEASCQLARRVLPTFGYLPTHIELICQLIMATQVPQRPGALPLARILCDADLDYLGRPDFWPISQTLFEELLTRNLITDEAAWLRLQTRFLGEHRYWTASATRRRETEKQARLTEVQAKLAAASL; encoded by the coding sequence ATGGACTGCTCCCGCGCCGAAGCCTACGTGCTGACGCAGCTGCGCCAGCAGCTGCCCGCCACCCTCACCTACCACGGCCTGCACCACACCCTCGACGTGGTGGAACAGGCCCTGTCGCTGGCGGCGGCCGAGGGGGTTACCAACCCGCTGGAGTTGGCGCTGCTCCGGACAGCGGCTTTCTATCATGACGCAGGTTTTCTGACTACTTACCAGGGCCACGAAGAGGCCAGCTGCCAGCTGGCCCGCCGGGTGCTGCCCACCTTTGGCTACCTGCCCACCCACATCGAGCTGATTTGCCAGCTGATTATGGCAACGCAGGTGCCCCAGCGCCCCGGCGCGCTGCCCCTGGCCCGGATTCTCTGCGACGCCGACCTGGACTACCTTGGTCGCCCCGACTTCTGGCCCATCAGTCAGACGCTTTTTGAGGAACTGCTGACCCGCAACCTGATAACCGATGAGGCGGCTTGGTTGCGGCTGCAGACCAGGTTTCTGGGCGAGCACCGGTACTGGACGGCCAGCGCCACCCGCCGGCGCGAAACCGAAAAGCAGGCCCGCCTGACCGAGGTGCAGGCGAAGCTAGCCGCAGCCAGCCTGTAA
- a CDS encoding GNAT family N-acetyltransferase, whose amino-acid sequence MSVEYIFWAELPTDASFDALPQLLAEVLEDDAAGFAADLRYQQSKQPVQAWLAFAGGKLVACKLGYERKPGNYYSWLGGVHPARRGQGLGAELMRRQHAWCTANGYRSIRTQTFNRWRAMLILNLRFGFDIVGTVQGGRGLTLVLEKQFL is encoded by the coding sequence ATGTCCGTTGAATACATTTTCTGGGCGGAGCTGCCCACCGATGCCTCCTTTGATGCCCTACCCCAACTTTTGGCCGAAGTGCTGGAAGATGACGCGGCCGGGTTTGCCGCCGACCTGCGCTACCAGCAAAGCAAGCAGCCGGTGCAGGCGTGGCTGGCCTTTGCCGGGGGCAAGCTTGTAGCCTGTAAGCTGGGTTACGAGCGGAAGCCCGGGAATTACTATAGCTGGCTGGGTGGGGTACACCCTGCCCGGCGGGGCCAGGGCCTGGGGGCTGAACTGATGCGGCGGCAGCACGCCTGGTGCACGGCAAATGGCTACCGAAGCATCCGCACCCAAACCTTCAACCGCTGGCGAGCCATGCTGATACTCAACCTGCGCTTCGGGTTTGATATCGTTGGGACGGTGCAGGGGGGTAGGGGCCTGACGCTGGTGCTGGAAAAGCAGTTTTTGTAG
- a CDS encoding DUF4136 domain-containing protein has protein sequence MKLLSTLLASGGLLLSGCLMSREARVESDYSYAGQFRRYRTYEFISGEGINSDTSRLGEAVRDAIRTRLKIQGYRSSRRRPDLLVNFRLFEGDMRFRGYSQDDFSKWVKNGSTEDEDTPADARQGYQPVRLLLAEGTLLVTLIDNRTNRAVWNGYASGVSVPSGPQGEVVLRRSVRSIFDQYHVFTEGFLQGNNPPSSEEQGN, from the coding sequence ATGAAATTGCTCTCTACCCTGCTGGCCAGCGGCGGCCTGTTGCTGTCCGGGTGCCTGATGTCGCGCGAGGCGCGGGTGGAATCCGATTACAGCTACGCCGGCCAGTTTCGGCGCTACCGCACCTACGAGTTTATCAGCGGCGAAGGCATCAACTCCGATACCAGCCGCCTGGGTGAGGCCGTGCGCGACGCTATCCGGACCCGCCTGAAAATCCAGGGCTACCGCTCCTCCCGGCGCCGCCCCGATCTGCTGGTGAACTTCCGCCTGTTCGAGGGCGACATGCGTTTCCGCGGCTACAGCCAGGACGACTTCTCGAAGTGGGTGAAAAACGGCAGCACCGAGGATGAGGACACGCCCGCCGATGCCCGCCAGGGCTACCAGCCCGTGCGGCTGCTGCTGGCGGAAGGCACGCTGCTGGTTACCCTCATTGATAACCGCACCAACCGCGCCGTCTGGAACGGGTACGCCTCTGGGGTGAGCGTGCCTTCGGGGCCGCAGGGAGAGGTAGTGCTGCGCCGCTCCGTGCGCTCCATCTTCGACCAGTACCACGTCTTCACCGAAGGCTTTCTGCAAGGCAACAACCCGCCCTCTTCCGAAGAGCAAGGCAACTAA
- a CDS encoding PAS domain-containing protein produces MFGPDFSDAGSASTLLSDLLAVSLTGVSFLRPLYGGPAGELEDFALEYLNPTAQRITGLPERPGGTLRTHFSAISANGLFAFCRGVFETGEDGHFAVPRQAEGLHAYVRVAARRSGERLVLSFTATPDPDGTPSGAAPGPHQRPEALYQVFEQTPASIVLLRGPEHRIEYYNQAYQNLFPDRQMRGRTISEVQPDAAEQGFLALLDGVYQTGETFFGRELPLDINQPDGTRKTAYFDFTYQAYRVGGRIAGIDVFASDVTEQVLARQEREAQRQHLHQLFMQAPTPIVILDGPELVFQLVNPAYQLIFPGRRLLGKPLLAALPELADSPIPELLRRVYETGETFIAQELPLMLARHEGGPLEEIYSTFTYQARRNRQGQVDGVLVFAYEVTDQVLARRKVEESAQQVRAVVEGASFLIGVYVGPEFRIQLVNQAMTKALGKGTDIIGRRYVDVLPELEGQAVFEQLYQVFTTGQPLHLRNQRLEVVMNGQSQTFYYNYSFTPLRDTRGQVYGILNTAADVTDLMLARRRADEAAADLRLLTSHVPAFLFRTDATGHFTYLNEAYFEWTGLAITDLSLLDEIWDAVHPEDLPTLQPAFIAAVSARQPWESPVHRMRRHDGQYRWMFTRTQPLLGAHNQLVGHSGISFEVHEQVELQRQLQRTNVDLDNFIYTASHDLKAPIANIEGLLQALEHELPTTARVGDVPLMLELMQGAVERFQRTITNLTDISRLQKEHDQPRDQVQLANLIEAVRLDLMPLLQETGAVLKVEVEACPTLQFAEKNLRSIIYNLLSNALKYRHPNRVPEVLIRCRVQDSYRVLEVQDNGLGLDLTQVQAQEKLFAMFQRLHTHVEGTGVGLYMVKNIVENAGGRVEVQSQLGQGSTFAIYFPQ; encoded by the coding sequence ATGTTTGGTCCTGATTTCTCCGACGCCGGCTCCGCCAGCACCCTTCTGTCCGACCTCCTGGCCGTTTCGCTTACGGGTGTCAGCTTTCTGCGCCCGCTCTATGGCGGCCCGGCCGGCGAGCTGGAGGACTTCGCGCTGGAGTACCTGAACCCCACCGCCCAGCGCATAACGGGGCTGCCCGAACGGCCCGGCGGCACACTGCGCACGCATTTCTCCGCTATTTCTGCCAACGGCCTCTTTGCTTTCTGCCGGGGCGTGTTTGAAACGGGCGAGGACGGGCACTTCGCGGTTCCTCGCCAGGCGGAGGGCTTGCATGCCTACGTACGGGTAGCGGCCCGGCGCAGCGGCGAGCGGCTGGTGCTGAGCTTCACCGCCACCCCGGACCCCGACGGTACCCCCTCCGGGGCGGCCCCGGGCCCGCACCAAAGGCCGGAAGCCCTGTATCAGGTGTTTGAGCAGACCCCGGCCAGCATTGTGCTGCTGCGCGGGCCCGAGCACCGCATCGAATACTACAACCAAGCCTACCAGAACCTGTTTCCGGACCGCCAGATGCGGGGCCGTACCATTTCTGAAGTGCAGCCCGATGCCGCTGAGCAAGGCTTCCTGGCCTTGCTTGATGGCGTGTATCAGACCGGGGAAACGTTTTTCGGGCGGGAGCTGCCGCTTGATATCAACCAGCCGGATGGTACGCGCAAAACAGCCTACTTTGACTTTACTTACCAGGCCTACCGGGTGGGCGGGCGCATTGCGGGCATCGATGTGTTTGCCTCTGATGTTACGGAGCAGGTGCTGGCTCGCCAGGAGCGGGAAGCCCAACGCCAGCACCTGCATCAGCTGTTTATGCAGGCCCCCACGCCCATTGTCATCCTCGATGGTCCTGAACTGGTTTTTCAGCTGGTGAACCCGGCCTATCAGCTGATTTTTCCGGGCCGCCGGCTGCTGGGCAAGCCCTTGCTGGCGGCCCTGCCTGAGCTAGCCGACAGCCCTATTCCCGAACTCCTGCGCCGTGTGTATGAAACGGGCGAAACCTTTATAGCCCAGGAGCTGCCCCTGATGCTGGCCCGCCACGAGGGTGGCCCGCTGGAAGAAATCTACTCGACCTTTACGTATCAGGCCCGGCGCAATAGGCAGGGGCAGGTAGATGGGGTACTGGTATTCGCCTACGAAGTTACCGACCAGGTGCTGGCCCGCCGCAAAGTAGAGGAAAGCGCCCAGCAGGTGCGCGCGGTGGTAGAGGGGGCCTCGTTTCTGATCGGGGTGTATGTAGGCCCGGAGTTCCGGATTCAGCTGGTGAATCAGGCCATGACGAAGGCCCTCGGAAAGGGCACGGATATTATCGGCCGGCGCTACGTTGACGTGCTACCAGAGCTGGAAGGCCAGGCCGTATTTGAGCAGCTGTACCAGGTATTTACCACCGGACAGCCCCTACACCTGCGCAACCAGCGGCTGGAAGTGGTGATGAACGGCCAGTCGCAGACGTTCTATTACAACTACAGCTTTACCCCCCTGCGCGACACGCGGGGGCAGGTGTACGGCATTCTGAACACCGCCGCCGACGTGACGGACCTGATGCTGGCCCGCCGCCGCGCCGATGAGGCCGCCGCCGACCTGCGCCTGCTCACGTCCCACGTCCCGGCCTTCCTGTTCCGCACCGACGCCACTGGCCACTTCACCTACCTTAATGAGGCGTATTTTGAATGGACCGGGCTGGCAATAACCGACTTAAGCTTGCTGGATGAGATATGGGACGCCGTACACCCCGAAGACCTGCCCACGTTGCAGCCTGCGTTTATAGCTGCGGTAAGCGCCCGCCAGCCCTGGGAAAGCCCCGTGCACCGCATGCGCCGCCACGATGGGCAGTACCGCTGGATGTTTACCCGCACCCAGCCCCTGCTGGGGGCCCACAACCAGCTCGTCGGCCACAGCGGCATCTCCTTCGAAGTTCATGAGCAGGTGGAGCTGCAGCGCCAGCTCCAGCGCACCAACGTGGACCTGGATAACTTTATTTACACGGCCTCCCACGACCTGAAGGCTCCCATTGCCAATATTGAGGGCCTACTGCAGGCCCTGGAGCACGAGCTGCCCACCACGGCCCGGGTAGGCGACGTGCCCCTGATGCTGGAGTTGATGCAAGGGGCCGTAGAGCGCTTCCAGCGCACCATTACTAACCTCACCGATATTTCGCGCCTGCAAAAAGAGCACGACCAACCCCGCGACCAGGTGCAGCTGGCGAACCTCATTGAGGCCGTACGCCTCGACCTGATGCCCCTGCTCCAGGAAACAGGCGCCGTGCTGAAAGTAGAGGTTGAGGCCTGCCCAACGTTGCAGTTCGCGGAGAAAAACCTGCGTAGCATTATCTACAACCTGCTGAGCAACGCCCTTAAGTACCGCCACCCCAACCGCGTGCCCGAGGTCCTGATCCGGTGCCGGGTGCAGGATAGCTACCGGGTGCTGGAAGTACAGGACAATGGCCTCGGCCTGGACCTGACGCAAGTGCAGGCGCAGGAGAAACTGTTTGCCATGTTTCAGCGCCTGCATACGCATGTAGAGGGCACCGGCGTGGGCCTGTACATGGTCAAGAACATAGTGGAAAACGCCGGTGGGCGCGTGGAGGTACAAAGCCAGCTTGGTCAGGGCTCTACCTTCGCCATCTATTTCCCTCAGTAA
- a CDS encoding XdhC family protein — MPPVPPAFLPTPALPRDLPVWEHAAACLRGQVGVVLLCVLQSEGSSPGRQGFKMAVTATELVGSIGGGIMEHKFVELARSMAGKDVASPALRHQVHRKEAATDRSGLICSGEQWVLVFPLSPHHLPTVEAIGQALRTHAGGALRLSAAQGLQLLPAATGYSFRSGPVWEYTERLGFRDQVTIVGGGHVGLALSRVLALLDVELTVLDDRPDLNTHQLNPYAHHKRTVAYDTLAQEIPPGPHQYVILMSFGYRTDLLALRQLLTHPVRYLGVMGSAAKIRELLATLRAEGATEQQLARVRAPIGLPIHSRTPEEIAISIAAELIQERNRPEQRG; from the coding sequence ATGCCCCCCGTGCCCCCTGCCTTCCTGCCTACCCCGGCCCTGCCCCGCGACCTGCCGGTGTGGGAGCACGCGGCAGCCTGCCTGCGCGGGCAGGTGGGGGTAGTGCTGCTGTGCGTGCTTCAGAGTGAGGGCAGCAGCCCCGGCCGGCAGGGCTTCAAGATGGCCGTAACGGCTACGGAGCTGGTCGGCTCCATTGGGGGCGGCATCATGGAGCACAAATTTGTGGAGCTGGCGCGCAGTATGGCAGGGAAAGACGTGGCCAGCCCGGCCCTGCGCCACCAGGTTCACCGCAAGGAAGCCGCCACCGACCGCTCGGGCCTGATTTGCTCCGGCGAGCAGTGGGTGCTGGTTTTTCCGCTGAGCCCCCACCATTTACCCACGGTGGAGGCTATTGGGCAGGCGCTGCGGACCCACGCGGGCGGCGCGCTGCGGCTCTCGGCAGCGCAGGGGCTGCAACTGCTGCCCGCCGCTACGGGCTACTCGTTTCGCTCCGGCCCGGTGTGGGAATATACCGAGCGCCTGGGCTTCCGGGACCAGGTCACGATTGTAGGCGGCGGGCACGTAGGGCTGGCTTTGTCACGGGTGCTGGCCCTGCTGGATGTGGAACTGACCGTGCTCGACGACCGGCCTGACCTGAACACGCATCAGCTTAACCCCTACGCCCACCACAAGCGCACGGTAGCCTACGACACCCTGGCCCAAGAAATTCCGCCGGGGCCCCATCAATACGTTATCCTGATGAGCTTTGGCTACCGCACCGATCTGCTGGCCCTGCGGCAGCTGCTGACCCACCCGGTGCGCTACCTAGGCGTGATGGGCAGCGCGGCCAAAATCCGGGAACTGCTGGCCACGTTGCGGGCCGAGGGGGCTACGGAGCAGCAGCTGGCGCGGGTGCGGGCCCCCATCGGTTTGCCCATCCATAGCCGCACCCCCGAGGAAATAGCCATCAGCATTGCCGCTGAGCTGATTCAGGAGCGCAACCGGCCGGAGCAGCGCGGGTAG
- a CDS encoding MJ1255/VC2487 family glycosyltransferase, whose protein sequence is MNILYGVPGEGLGHATRSKVVIGHLLSQGHNVCVVSSSRAYQMLAANFPGRVHEIRGFHLAYKNLTVSKARTAALTLRSAPENLRVNFRKYRELLCDFEPDVVISDFESFSFLFAKWKDLPVVSIDNMQIISRAALDVPVPPQERPNLTLARQIVRAKLPRSHHYLITTFFRLPLLKERTTLVPPILRPEVLALAPTRGTHVLVYQSATTQQNLIAQLQQLPGQEFRVYGFNKEENHGNVQLRAFSEQGFLQDLASARAVVTNGGFSLISEAVYLRKPICAVPIPAQFEQFLNAAEVEKLGYGRHFEALTPDNLRAFLYDLSGFEAALSTYEQHGNEALFAALESILAEVAHPATRP, encoded by the coding sequence ATGAATATTCTGTACGGAGTGCCCGGCGAAGGGCTTGGTCACGCCACCCGCAGCAAAGTAGTAATCGGGCATTTGCTCAGCCAGGGGCATAATGTGTGCGTGGTCAGCAGCTCCCGCGCCTACCAGATGCTGGCGGCCAACTTTCCGGGCCGGGTGCACGAAATCCGGGGCTTTCATCTAGCCTATAAGAACCTCACCGTTTCGAAGGCGCGGACGGCGGCCCTGACGCTGCGCTCGGCACCGGAAAACCTGCGGGTGAACTTCCGCAAGTACCGGGAGCTGCTCTGCGACTTCGAGCCCGACGTGGTTATTTCCGATTTCGAGTCGTTCAGCTTTCTGTTTGCCAAATGGAAGGACCTGCCCGTGGTTAGTATTGATAACATGCAGATTATCAGCAGGGCCGCGCTGGATGTGCCGGTGCCGCCCCAGGAGCGCCCCAACCTGACCCTGGCCCGGCAGATTGTGCGGGCCAAACTGCCCCGGAGCCATCATTACCTGATTACGACCTTCTTCCGCCTACCCCTGCTCAAGGAGCGAACCACGCTGGTACCGCCCATTCTGCGCCCCGAGGTGCTGGCCCTCGCGCCCACCCGCGGCACACACGTACTGGTGTACCAGTCGGCTACTACCCAACAGAACCTGATAGCCCAACTCCAGCAGCTGCCGGGCCAGGAGTTTCGGGTGTACGGTTTCAATAAAGAGGAAAACCACGGCAACGTGCAGCTGCGGGCCTTCAGCGAGCAGGGCTTTCTGCAGGACTTGGCCAGTGCCCGGGCCGTGGTAACCAACGGCGGCTTCTCCCTGATCAGTGAGGCCGTGTACCTGCGCAAGCCCATTTGCGCGGTGCCTATTCCGGCGCAGTTCGAGCAGTTTCTGAACGCCGCTGAGGTCGAGAAGCTGGGCTACGGCCGCCACTTCGAGGCCCTTACCCCCGACAACCTGCGGGCCTTCCTGTATGACCTGAGCGGGTTTGAGGCGGCCCTGAGCACCTACGAGCAGCACGGCAACGAGGCGCTGTTTGCCGCCCTGGAATCTATACTGGCGGAAGTAGCCCACCCGGCTACCCGGCCGTAG
- a CDS encoding FAD binding domain-containing protein, giving the protein MLQFYLNQQLIRTQEPAGSTLLDFVRYHQHLTGTKIGCREGDCGACTVLVGELAPDGLTVRYQSMTSCLTPLGNAHGKHVVTVEGINAARGALTPVQQAIVAEGGSQCGFCTVGFVMSLTGHALSPRPSTPETALASIDGNICRCTGYKSLERATALLQQQLAQRPESAPLPWLAEQGFVPTYFAHMPGKLTALRDLAADDTPTPLTTANPQPEPTACPPARAQVLGGGTDLLVQRPEQVRAVPVELVYDQPGLRGIRRTKGGSIVLGAATTAQQLLESELMREAVPALPRFLKLVSSTPIRQMGTVAGNFINASPIGDLTILFLALGAEIELEAASGQRRTLPLAELYLDYKKLAKAPDEQVREICFPAPRPTDIFNFEKVSKRTHLDIASVNTAAWLRVEDGLIREARLSAGGVGPVPLLLRRTSAWLVGQPWSAETVQQALPLAQQEISPISDVRGTEQYKRLLLRQLLMAHFSELVHA; this is encoded by the coding sequence ATGCTACAGTTTTACCTTAATCAACAGCTCATCCGTACCCAGGAGCCTGCCGGTAGTACGCTGCTCGATTTCGTGCGCTACCACCAGCACCTGACGGGCACCAAAATAGGCTGCCGGGAGGGCGACTGTGGGGCCTGCACCGTGTTGGTAGGGGAGCTGGCGCCCGATGGCCTGACGGTGCGCTACCAGTCCATGACCTCGTGCCTGACGCCCCTGGGCAATGCCCACGGCAAGCATGTAGTAACGGTGGAGGGCATCAACGCGGCCCGGGGTGCCCTCACGCCCGTGCAGCAGGCCATTGTAGCAGAAGGCGGCTCGCAGTGCGGGTTTTGTACGGTGGGGTTTGTGATGTCCCTGACCGGGCACGCCCTCAGCCCCCGGCCCAGCACACCCGAAACGGCTTTGGCTTCCATTGACGGCAACATTTGCCGCTGCACGGGCTACAAAAGTCTGGAGCGCGCCACGGCCCTGCTGCAGCAGCAGCTGGCCCAGCGCCCCGAGTCCGCGCCCCTACCCTGGCTGGCCGAGCAAGGCTTCGTGCCCACTTACTTCGCCCACATGCCCGGCAAGCTCACGGCCCTGCGCGACCTGGCCGCCGACGACACCCCTACCCCCCTGACCACTGCAAACCCCCAGCCCGAGCCAACGGCCTGCCCGCCGGCACGGGCTCAGGTGCTGGGCGGCGGCACCGATTTGCTGGTGCAGCGCCCCGAGCAGGTGCGGGCCGTGCCGGTAGAGCTGGTGTACGACCAGCCGGGCCTGCGGGGCATTCGGCGCACCAAGGGGGGTAGCATTGTGCTGGGAGCGGCTACCACGGCCCAGCAGCTCCTGGAGTCGGAGCTGATGCGGGAGGCCGTGCCCGCCCTGCCCCGCTTCCTGAAGCTGGTCAGCAGCACCCCCATCCGGCAGATGGGCACCGTAGCCGGCAACTTCATCAACGCCTCTCCTATCGGCGACCTGACCATTCTGTTCCTGGCCCTGGGTGCCGAAATCGAGCTGGAAGCTGCCAGTGGCCAGCGCCGCACCCTCCCCCTAGCAGAGCTTTACCTCGACTACAAAAAGCTGGCAAAAGCCCCCGATGAGCAGGTGCGGGAAATTTGCTTTCCGGCACCACGCCCCACCGATATTTTCAATTTCGAGAAAGTCTCGAAGCGCACCCACCTCGACATTGCCAGCGTGAACACGGCCGCCTGGCTGCGGGTTGAGGATGGCCTGATCCGGGAAGCCCGCCTCTCGGCGGGTGGCGTGGGGCCCGTTCCGCTGCTGCTGCGCCGCACCAGCGCCTGGCTCGTGGGCCAGCCCTGGTCGGCCGAGACGGTACAGCAGGCCCTACCCCTGGCCCAGCAGGAAATCAGCCCCATCAGCGACGTGCGCGGAACCGAGCAGTACAAGCGCCTGCTGCTCCGGCAGCTCCTGATGGCCCATTTCAGTGAACTAGTGCATGCGTGA
- a CDS encoding xanthine dehydrogenase molybdopterin binding subunit has product MNHLDPARHVRGESQYLDDIPVQHGTLYAAVVESPVAHGQLLRLDMAAALQQPGVLHILTAQDIPGENQIGGIVPDEPLLAEGHVHFRGQPVALVLAESEHAAQTALRHVRVEVAPLPVLVDPREAAARGELIVPPRTFRLGDAEAAWAGCTHVFEGVAESGGQEHLYIETQGAYAFPTEMGGVRIISSTQGPTAVQRHTARVLGVGMHQVEVDVTRLGGGFGGKEDQATPWGALAGLGAFVARRPVKLVLDRMADMRMTGKRHPYSSDFKIGLDENLKIVAYEATFFQNAGAAADLSPAVLERTLFHATNTYFIPNVTATAYSCRTNLPPNTAFRGFGGPQGMFVIESAIACAAGRLGVAASEIQRRNLLREGDLFPYRQPTEGCHAEQAWDTAASLYDLPGLRREVEEFNAAHQLQKKGLAVMPICFGISFTKTAMNQARALVHIYTDGSVGVSTGAVEMGQGVNTKIAQVAARTLGISVSRIKVESTNTTRVANTSPSAASATADLNGKATELACLALRERLLRLAATELHLNYEGLHIEDEQVLAAGKPADTNWEKLVSAAYWQRISLSENAHYATPDLHFNAETNQGYPFAYHVYGTALTTVRVDCLRGTYEVEAVRIAHDFGQSLNPAVDRGQIEGGAVQGIGWMTLEELVYNEEGRLLSNSLNSYKIPDLYSAPKVLEVHFLDTPGHPRAVLRSKAVGEPPLMYGIGAYFALRDAIQAFRPDAPLPFSAPMTPEKVLLNLYPDAPSTLHAWTSPAQPNFVTTSVDC; this is encoded by the coding sequence ATGAACCACCTTGATCCGGCCCGCCACGTGCGCGGCGAGTCTCAGTACCTCGATGATATTCCGGTGCAGCACGGCACCCTGTACGCGGCGGTAGTAGAGTCGCCGGTGGCACATGGGCAGCTGCTGCGCCTGGATATGGCCGCTGCCCTGCAGCAGCCGGGCGTGCTGCACATCCTCACAGCCCAGGATATTCCCGGTGAAAACCAGATTGGCGGCATCGTGCCCGATGAGCCCCTGCTGGCGGAAGGCCACGTTCATTTCCGGGGGCAGCCCGTAGCGCTGGTGCTGGCCGAGTCGGAGCACGCGGCCCAGACCGCCCTGCGCCATGTGCGCGTGGAGGTGGCACCGCTGCCGGTGCTGGTAGATCCGCGCGAAGCCGCCGCCCGGGGCGAGCTGATTGTGCCGCCCCGCACCTTCCGCCTCGGCGACGCGGAGGCGGCCTGGGCCGGCTGCACCCACGTATTCGAGGGCGTGGCTGAATCGGGCGGGCAGGAGCACTTGTACATTGAAACCCAGGGCGCCTACGCCTTCCCCACCGAAATGGGCGGGGTGCGCATTATTTCCTCTACGCAGGGCCCTACAGCCGTGCAGCGCCACACGGCCCGGGTACTGGGGGTAGGCATGCACCAGGTAGAAGTGGACGTAACCCGCCTCGGTGGGGGCTTTGGCGGCAAAGAGGACCAGGCCACGCCCTGGGGCGCCCTGGCCGGGCTAGGTGCTTTCGTGGCCCGCAGGCCCGTAAAGCTGGTGCTGGACCGCATGGCCGATATGCGCATGACCGGCAAGCGCCACCCCTACTCTTCCGACTTCAAAATCGGGCTGGATGAGAACCTGAAGATCGTAGCTTACGAAGCCACGTTCTTTCAGAACGCCGGGGCCGCCGCCGACCTTTCGCCGGCCGTGCTGGAACGGACGCTTTTCCACGCCACCAACACGTACTTCATCCCGAACGTTACGGCCACGGCTTACAGCTGCCGCACCAATCTGCCGCCCAATACGGCTTTTCGGGGCTTTGGCGGCCCCCAGGGCATGTTTGTTATTGAGTCGGCTATTGCCTGCGCGGCCGGGCGCCTGGGGGTAGCAGCCAGCGAGATTCAGCGGCGCAACCTGCTGCGCGAAGGCGACTTGTTTCCGTACCGCCAGCCCACCGAAGGCTGCCACGCCGAGCAGGCCTGGGACACGGCCGCCTCGCTCTACGACCTGCCGGGGCTGCGCCGGGAAGTGGAGGAGTTCAACGCCGCCCATCAGCTTCAGAAGAAGGGCCTGGCCGTCATGCCCATCTGCTTTGGCATTTCCTTTACCAAAACGGCCATGAACCAGGCCCGCGCCCTGGTGCACATCTACACCGATGGCTCGGTGGGCGTGAGCACCGGCGCGGTGGAAATGGGCCAGGGCGTAAACACCAAAATAGCCCAGGTAGCAGCCCGCACGCTCGGCATTTCGGTGAGCCGCATTAAGGTGGAAAGCACCAACACCACCCGCGTGGCCAATACCTCGCCCTCGGCCGCTTCCGCCACCGCCGACCTCAACGGCAAAGCCACCGAGCTGGCCTGCCTGGCCCTGCGCGAGCGGCTGCTGCGCCTGGCTGCCACCGAACTGCACCTGAACTACGAGGGCCTGCACATAGAGGACGAGCAGGTGCTGGCCGCCGGCAAACCCGCTGACACCAACTGGGAAAAGCTGGTTTCGGCGGCCTACTGGCAGCGCATCAGCCTCTCAGAAAATGCCCACTACGCTACCCCCGACCTGCACTTCAATGCCGAAACCAACCAGGGCTACCCCTTCGCCTACCATGTGTACGGCACGGCCCTGACCACCGTGCGGGTGGACTGCCTGCGCGGCACCTACGAGGTGGAGGCCGTGCGCATTGCCCACGACTTCGGGCAGAGCCTGAACCCGGCCGTGGACCGCGGGCAGATTGAGGGCGGGGCCGTGCAGGGCATTGGTTGGATGACGCTGGAAGAGCTTGTGTACAACGAGGAAGGCCGCCTGCTCAGCAATTCCCTCAACTCCTACAAAATACCCGACCTGTACTCGGCGCCCAAGGTGCTGGAGGTCCATTTCCTCGACACGCCCGGCCACCCACGGGCGGTGCTGCGCTCCAAGGCCGTGGGCGAGCCGCCGCTCATGTACGGCATCGGGGCCTACTTCGCCCTGCGCGACGCCATCCAGGCTTTCCGCCCCGATGCTCCTTTGCCTTTCTCGGCGCCCATGACGCCCGAAAAAGTTTTGCTTAATCTGTACCCCGACGCCCCCAGTACCCTTCACGCTTGGACCTCACCCGCTCAACCCAACTTCGTAACCACCTCCGTGGACTGCTGA